In Mercurialis annua linkage group LG5, ddMerAnnu1.2, whole genome shotgun sequence, a single genomic region encodes these proteins:
- the LOC126680443 gene encoding aquaporin TIP2-1 yields the protein MAGIAFGRFDDSFSLASFRAYLAEFISTLLFVFAGVGSAIAYGKLTADAALDPAGLVAVAVCHGFALFVAVAVGANISGGHVNPAVTFGLAVGGQITILTGIFYWIAQLLGSVVACFLLKVVTGGLAVPIHSVASGVGAIEGVIMEIVITFGLVYTVYATAADPKKGSLGTIAPIAIGFIVGANILAAGPFSGGSMNPARSFGPAVVSGDYHDHWIYWVGPLVGGGLAGLVYGNLYMGGDHAPLSNDF from the exons atggcagGAATTGCATTTGGTCGGTTCGATGATTCATTTAGTTTAGCTTCATTTAGAGCCTATCTTGCTGAGTTTATCTCAACTTTGCTCTTTGTTTTTGCTGGTGTTGGTTCTGCCATAGCTTATG gtaAATTGACGGCGGATGCTGCTCTTGATCCGGCTGGTTTAGTAGCGGTGGCTGTGTGCCATGGATTTGCTCTATTTGTTGCGGTGGCTGTTGGTGCTAATATCTCCGGTGGCCATGTAAATCCAGCTGTCACTTTTGGATTGGCTGTTGGTGGCCAGATCACCATTCTGACTGGTATTTTCTACTGGATTGCTCAGCTTCTTGGATCAGTTGTTGCTTGTTTCCTTCTTAAAGTTGTTACCGGTGGCTTG GCAGTTCCAATCCACAGTGTGGCTTCAGGAGTTGGTGCAATTGAAGGGGTAATAATGGAAATAGTGATCACATTTGGGTTAGTCTACACAGTCTATGCAACTGCAGCTGACCCCAAGAAGGGTTCACTAGGCACCATTGCTCCCATTGCAATTGGGTTCATTGTTGGGGCCAACATTTTGGCTGCAGGCCCATTCTCTGGTGGATCAATGAACCCGGCCCGTTCCTTCGGCCCAGCTGTCGTTAGCGGCGACTACCACGACCATTGGATCTACTGGGTTGGGCCTCTTGTTGGTGGTGGGCTTGCTGGGCTTGTCTATGGAAACTTGTACATGGGTGGTGATCATGCACCTCTATCCAATGATTTCTAG
- the LOC126680444 gene encoding photosynthetic NDH subunit of subcomplex B 3, chloroplastic — MNTTLQLNSYNLASLKPSYNFKHSSYANNNICQIHKPINSFCKMKIRAVGNVPESKSDDKHDTPEEPPSVKFAFVHSVLLPDGTPDIHFRSTCGGQKLREIMLDSNIDLYGPYARPLLNCAGAGTCASCMVEVIMGKELLNPRTETEKEKLKRKPKNWRLACQTTVGNPDSRGLVVIQQLPEWKAHEWKYEKLLSEELLPPEFSK, encoded by the exons atgAACACAACTCTTCAGCTTAACTCCTATAATTTAGCCTCCTTGAAACCTTCTTACAATTTCAAACATTCTTCTTATGCAAACAATAACATTTGCCAAATCCATAAACCTATCAATAGTTTCTGTAAAATGAAGATCAGAGCCGTTGGTAACGTTCCCGAAAGTAAATCGGACGACAAACATGACACTCCTGAAGAACCACCTTCTGTCAAGTTTGCATTTGTTCAT tCCGTGTTACTACCGGATGGAACTCCTGATATTCATTTTCGTAGTACGTGTGGTGGTCAAAAACTCAGAGAAATAATGTTGGATTCAAATATTGATTTATATGGACCGTAT GCTAGACCTCTGCTAAACTGTGCAGGAGCAGGAACTTGTGCATCTTGCATGGTGGAG GTTATAATGGGGAAGGAGCTCCTTAACCCTCGTACAGAAACAGAGAAAGAAAAGCTCAAAAGG AAACCAAAAAATTGGAGACTTGCTTGCCAAACTACAGTCGGTAATCCAGATTCTAGAGGGCTG GTTGTGATCCAGCAATTGCCAGAGTGGAAAGCTCACGAATGGAAGTATGAGAAACTATTGTCTGAAGAGTTATTGCCCCCTGAATTTTCCAagtaa